Proteins from a single region of Campylobacter sputorum:
- a CDS encoding oligosaccharide flippase family protein: MGINLISSIIVFIVQMGINFFLTPFILKSLGNEAFGFLNLANSIVSYGYILSVAINSVAGRFVALEYHKLNITRANYYFSTVVIVNIFFTILVAILSVIFTLNLEFFLNISQNLANDVKLMFLVYFLNFCLGLFNTIFTITAFVKNKIYIISIRNAISSIIFGLGIILFFYFFLPKLYYVAICALISSFFVFFSTVTISKKIAPDIKFNISNFSFKMVKKLLNSGIWNSFNALNRVLLTGLDLLICNLFISPVAMGILSVSKTGPLIIESFVATICSTFFPKLVEIYSKKNITALISETKFYIKVVAFIITTPCVIFAILGIDFFTLWLNFKEKSEILEIYQLCMISLVPIIFISYVFVLFNIDNVTNKLKRPAMANLVLGISTILSQILILKYTEFGLFGIVIVAAVLYSLRILIFDIINASLNLSLNIFTFYKPIFINIVIFTIFLIIFYFFKKFISINSWLDFIKFTTIFLLFGYTLNFIILFNKSEKSIILNKIFMKFKRIKN, translated from the coding sequence ATGGGCATAAATTTAATCAGTAGTATTATAGTTTTTATCGTCCAAATGGGCATAAATTTTTTTTTAACACCATTTATTTTAAAAAGCCTAGGAAATGAAGCTTTTGGTTTTTTAAATTTAGCAAATAGTATAGTAAGTTATGGTTATATTTTAAGTGTCGCTATAAACTCGGTAGCTGGGCGTTTTGTAGCATTAGAATATCATAAATTAAATATTACTAGAGCTAATTACTACTTTTCAACTGTTGTTATTGTAAATATATTTTTTACTATTTTAGTTGCTATTTTATCTGTTATTTTTACTTTAAATTTGGAATTTTTCCTAAATATATCACAAAATTTAGCTAATGATGTAAAGCTTATGTTTTTAGTATATTTTTTAAATTTTTGCTTGGGGCTTTTTAATACAATCTTTACAATCACTGCTTTTGTAAAAAATAAAATTTACATCATATCTATTAGAAATGCAATTTCTAGCATTATATTTGGTCTTGGTATTATCCTATTTTTTTACTTTTTTTTACCAAAGTTATATTATGTTGCTATTTGTGCTTTGATTTCTAGTTTTTTTGTATTTTTTAGCACTGTTACAATTTCAAAAAAAATTGCCCCTGATATTAAATTTAATATTTCAAATTTTAGTTTTAAAATGGTAAAAAAACTTCTAAATTCAGGCATATGGAATAGTTTTAATGCTCTAAATAGAGTGCTTTTAACAGGACTTGATCTGCTTATTTGCAATCTTTTTATATCACCTGTGGCTATGGGGATTTTGTCGGTATCAAAAACTGGGCCACTTATAATTGAGTCTTTTGTTGCTACTATTTGTTCTACTTTTTTTCCAAAACTTGTTGAGATTTATTCTAAAAAAAATATCACCGCCCTTATAAGCGAGACTAAATTCTACATAAAAGTTGTAGCTTTTATCATAACTACACCTTGTGTTATTTTTGCTATTTTGGGGATAGATTTTTTTACTTTATGGCTAAATTTTAAAGAAAAAAGTGAAATTTTAGAGATATATCAACTTTGCATGATTTCGCTTGTTCCTATCATTTTTATCTCTTATGTTTTTGTTTTGTTTAACATTGATAATGTTACAAATAAACTTAAAAGACCAGCTATGGCAAATTTAGTGCTAGGAATTAGCACGATTTTATCTCAAATTTTGATTTTGAAATACACCGAATTTGGGCTTTTTGGTATTGTTATCGTAGCTGCTGTGCTTTATAGTTTGAGAATTTTGATTTTTGATATTATAAATGCGAGTTTGAATTTAAGCTTAAACATTTTTACTTTTTATAAACCTATTTTTATAAATATAGTTATTTTTACTATTTTTTTGATTATTTTTTATTTCTTTAAAAAATTTATTTCCATAAATTCTTGGCTAGATTTTATCAAATTTACTACTATATTTTTATTATTTGGATATACTTTAAACTTTATAATATTATTTAACAAAAGTGAAAAATCCATTATTTTAAATAAAATTTTTATGAAATTTAAAAGGATAAAGAATTGA
- a CDS encoding glycosyltransferase family 2 protein yields the protein MDKFDKNLISIIVPVYNVEDYLKECLNSIVNQAYKNLEILLIDDGSSDKSGEICDEYAKNDSRIKVFHKQNGGQSSARNLGLDKAKGDFISFVDSDDVLGENFIQKLYDMAIKFQTKMSMISFQAFSQNHPNIDISQINSSQKVLSSKELLKAICTAHLSFSPCIFLYKREIFDDLRFPEGRIYEDIFISFDVIHKAQNIAYSDTKYYFYRIREDSTVHSFSQKNLIAVDSVQRFTNLIKQNYKELANEANYALCSSMFDTSVGILRSKSSEFYPKIYEFSNLIKKRLNSVFMVKTKYFKKKILIILLAIHPLLLKAVFKIYKGLK from the coding sequence ATGGATAAATTTGATAAAAATTTAATCAGTATTATAGTTCCTGTTTATAATGTTGAAGATTATCTAAAAGAGTGTTTGAATTCTATTGTAAATCAAGCTTATAAAAATTTAGAAATTTTACTTATTGATGACGGATCAAGCGATAAAAGTGGTGAAATTTGCGATGAGTATGCAAAAAATGATAGTCGCATAAAAGTTTTTCACAAGCAAAATGGCGGTCAAAGTAGTGCTAGAAATTTAGGTCTTGATAAGGCAAAAGGGGATTTTATAAGTTTTGTTGATAGCGATGATGTGTTGGGAGAAAATTTCATACAAAAACTTTATGATATGGCAATTAAATTTCAAACAAAAATGAGCATGATAAGCTTTCAAGCATTTAGTCAAAATCATCCAAATATCGATATTTCACAAATAAATAGCTCTCAAAAGGTTTTAAGTTCAAAAGAGCTTTTAAAGGCAATTTGCACAGCCCATCTTTCTTTTTCGCCATGCATTTTTTTATACAAAAGAGAGATTTTTGATGATTTGCGTTTTCCTGAAGGTAGAATTTATGAAGATATTTTCATATCTTTTGATGTTATACACAAAGCTCAAAACATAGCTTATAGCGATACAAAATACTACTTTTACCGCATTAGAGAAGACTCAACCGTGCATTCATTTAGTCAAAAAAACTTAATAGCTGTTGATAGCGTGCAAAGATTTACAAATTTGATTAAGCAAAATTATAAAGAACTTGCAAACGAAGCTAATTACGCACTTTGTTCGTCTATGTTTGATACAAGTGTTGGTATTTTAAGAAGTAAATCAAGCGAGTTTTATCCTAAAATTTATGAATTTTCTAATCTTATCAAAAAAAGACTAAATAGTGTTTTTATGGTAAAGACAAAATATTTTAAAAAAAAGATTTTGATTATACTTTTAGCCATTCATCCGCTTTTATTAAAGGCAGTTTTTAAAATTTACAAAGGCTTAAAATGA
- a CDS encoding glycosyltransferase has translation MKILFVIAALRNGGAERVLEVIANYFSKNNQVSIVILENNENLYEFDKNIKFINLNVYENGSKFSKYIKLRKCFKNENPDVIISFIDWTNVACAIANFGLNYKLIATEHNSHEFLQSKIFTFIRNLAYRQVDALTLLTKSDLNYYSKFVKNCVIMYNPFFGDLSQISQKENIILSVARLEKVKGYDVFFDALSKIDQSLLKDYRILIAGDGSLRDFLEKNAKKLDLNIEFLGHRTDIKEIYKKAKIFVLASYSEGLPNVLIESAFYGCIRISSKTAGGIELIEDGKTGFLFDIGNSDELAKKLEMSILKEDLGKLIIKNTKATLENFETDNITKKWENLIRNLAEKK, from the coding sequence ATGAAAATTTTATTTGTCATAGCAGCTCTTAGAAATGGCGGAGCAGAGCGTGTGCTTGAAGTTATCGCGAATTATTTTTCAAAAAATAATCAAGTAAGCATAGTAATACTTGAAAACAATGAAAATTTATATGAATTTGATAAAAATATAAAATTTATAAATTTAAATGTTTATGAAAATGGCAGTAAATTTAGCAAATATATAAAATTAAGAAAATGTTTTAAAAATGAAAATCCAGATGTCATAATAAGCTTTATAGACTGGACAAATGTAGCTTGCGCTATAGCAAATTTTGGACTAAATTATAAACTCATAGCAACAGAGCATAACTCTCATGAATTTTTGCAAAGCAAAATTTTTACTTTTATAAGAAATTTAGCTTATAGGCAAGTTGATGCATTAACGCTGCTTACAAAAAGTGATTTAAATTACTACTCAAAATTTGTAAAAAATTGCGTCATAATGTATAATCCATTTTTTGGAGATTTATCGCAAATATCACAAAAAGAAAATATAATTTTAAGCGTAGCAAGACTTGAAAAAGTCAAAGGATACGATGTGTTTTTTGACGCTCTTTCAAAAATAGATCAAAGCTTACTCAAAGATTACCGTATTTTAATAGCAGGAGATGGCTCTTTAAGAGATTTTTTAGAAAAAAACGCTAAAAAATTAGACTTAAATATTGAATTTTTAGGTCATAGAACAGACATAAAAGAAATTTATAAAAAAGCTAAAATTTTTGTACTTGCTTCATATAGCGAAGGTCTTCCAAATGTGTTAATAGAAAGTGCATTTTATGGATGTATTAGGATTTCTAGCAAAACAGCTGGAGGAATTGAGCTTATAGAAGATGGTAAAACTGGATTTTTATTTGATATAGGAAATAGCGATGAACTTGCTAAAAAACTTGAAATGTCTATACTAAAAGAAGATTTAGGCAAATTAATAATTAAAAATACAAAAGCTACTTTAGAAAATTTTGAAACTGATAATATAACAAAAAAATGGGAAAACCTTATACGAAATTTGGCGGAGAAAAAATGA
- a CDS encoding glycosyltransferase family 25 protein — MKYEIYLISLKKDEKRRDFLKSEFPKFYDKFKLIDAIDGREFDALSYYKNIAPTFYKVGKILSPAEVGCALSHKLVYETFLKSDNDIALIFEDDIIGNDEMIEKVESFLEILPKNSLMLCGGQDSYSAFVKNIKDELFLVNDLSKACFTRACCYALDKIAAKKILDLQNHYLYVADDWARLLVDIKLCFCDIFSHPKDLSSSNIQSERDFAKIKISLAKRYEILKYILKTRIISLFSDYKKITKEK; from the coding sequence TTGAAATATGAAATTTATCTCATATCTTTAAAAAAAGATGAAAAAAGAAGAGATTTTTTAAAGAGTGAATTTCCTAAATTTTATGATAAATTTAAACTTATAGATGCCATAGATGGGCGTGAATTTGATGCTTTAAGTTATTATAAAAATATAGCACCGACATTTTATAAAGTAGGTAAAATTTTAAGTCCAGCTGAAGTAGGGTGCGCTTTAAGCCATAAGCTAGTTTATGAGACTTTTTTAAAAAGCGACAATGATATCGCACTTATTTTTGAAGATGATATTATTGGCAATGACGAAATGATAGAAAAAGTGGAGAGTTTTTTGGAGATCTTACCTAAAAATTCGCTTATGCTTTGCGGTGGTCAAGATAGCTATAGTGCATTTGTAAAAAATATAAAAGATGAACTTTTTTTAGTAAATGACCTATCTAAAGCGTGTTTTACAAGAGCTTGCTGCTATGCTTTAGATAAAATAGCTGCTAAAAAAATTTTAGATTTACAAAATCATTATTTGTATGTTGCTGATGATTGGGCTAGACTTTTAGTAGATATTAAGCTTTGTTTTTGCGATATTTTTTCACATCCAAAAGATTTAAGCAGTAGCAATATACAAAGCGAGAGAGATTTTGCTAAAATCAAAATAAGCCTTGCTAAGCGATATGAAATTTTAAAATACATACTTAAAACCCGCATTATATCGCTATTTAGTGATTATAAAAAAATCACAAAGGAAAAATAG
- a CDS encoding STT3 domain-containing protein, producing the protein MSNFNFAKFLNKLPRLSKHTILMIVLAVCFGIFCRFYWVVWASAYPHFIWNNELMISTNDGYAFAEGTRDMIAGFHQPNDLSYYGSSLSTLSMWLYSILPFSLETILLYMSTFLSPLLAVPLILIGKELNASKAGFIAALLAVVANSYYNRTMSGYYDTDMLNITLPMMVFWSITRLVQRKERVNLIFIPVFMAIYGWWYPSSYSLLLAMIGMFVLYTIVFERYEKLNYEAMVFMILAITSFPIQIKFLIIIILYALIYFYQRFFDKKVIFALIISSAICFIWFGGLNPILFNIKFYIFRDIADSGDTVFKFFNVNQTIRESSAIDFNTVATRISGHLIVFLVSIVGYILFIKNNKILLLTLPILFLGLMSFKSGLRFTIYSVPVMALGFGYFVMYCFTKIDIKDRFLGYAFLFVVTFSALYPSLKHIYDYKVFPVFTHSEVESLDDLKNIAKREDYVLSWWDYGYPIRYYSDVKTLIDGGKHLGSDNFAVSFALGSDQNSSANMARLEVEYTERNYEEKFGLNLKQMIKDYNATNVNGFLLSLKDANLTLPKQTRDIYYYLPDRMIYIYPTVLAFSRLDLTTGQEFAQPFFIVSERFSATNDNQIMLNNNVILSSDGTKLSINGNSYSVNTYVETSYDQNEKLNVNYFNIDSNSNFYVIFMKDYLRILVLDKTLYDSAYIQLFVLENYDKNLFEPAILNGSTKIYKLKK; encoded by the coding sequence ATGTCAAATTTTAATTTCGCTAAATTTCTAAATAAATTACCTAGACTTTCTAAACATACTATTTTAATGATTGTTTTAGCTGTTTGTTTTGGGATATTTTGCAGATTTTACTGGGTAGTTTGGGCTAGCGCTTATCCTCATTTTATATGGAATAATGAACTTATGATAAGTACAAATGATGGATATGCATTTGCTGAGGGCACAAGAGATATGATAGCTGGTTTTCATCAACCCAACGATCTTTCTTACTATGGCTCATCTCTTTCTACACTTAGCATGTGGCTATATAGCATTTTGCCATTTTCATTAGAAACTATACTTTTGTATATGAGTACATTTTTATCTCCACTATTAGCTGTGCCTTTGATACTTATAGGTAAAGAACTAAACGCTTCAAAAGCTGGATTTATAGCTGCACTTCTAGCTGTTGTTGCAAATAGTTATTATAATAGAACAATGAGTGGATATTATGATACAGATATGCTAAATATTACTCTTCCTATGATGGTTTTTTGGAGCATAACAAGACTTGTTCAAAGAAAAGAGAGAGTAAATTTAATATTTATTCCAGTTTTTATGGCGATATATGGATGGTGGTATCCATCTTCTTACTCACTATTACTCGCAATGATTGGGATGTTTGTTTTATATACCATTGTTTTTGAAAGATATGAAAAACTAAACTATGAAGCTATGGTTTTTATGATTTTGGCAATTACAAGCTTTCCTATACAAATCAAATTTCTTATAATAATTATTTTGTATGCTTTAATCTATTTTTATCAAAGATTTTTTGATAAAAAAGTAATATTTGCATTAATTATATCTTCAGCAATATGCTTTATATGGTTTGGCGGATTAAATCCTATACTTTTTAACATTAAATTTTACATATTTAGAGACATTGCAGATAGCGGTGATACTGTTTTTAAATTTTTCAATGTAAATCAAACAATAAGAGAAAGTTCTGCGATAGATTTTAATACAGTTGCAACTAGGATTAGCGGGCATTTGATAGTATTTTTGGTATCTATTGTAGGATATATTTTATTTATCAAAAACAATAAAATTTTACTACTAACTTTACCGATTCTATTTTTAGGTCTTATGTCATTTAAAAGTGGTTTAAGATTTACAATATACTCAGTTCCAGTAATGGCTCTTGGTTTTGGCTATTTTGTTATGTATTGTTTTACAAAGATAGATATAAAAGATCGTTTTTTAGGTTATGCATTTTTATTTGTTGTAACATTTAGTGCATTATATCCATCTTTAAAACATATTTATGATTATAAGGTATTTCCTGTTTTTACACATAGCGAAGTTGAAAGTTTGGATGATTTAAAAAATATTGCAAAAAGAGAAGATTATGTGCTTTCTTGGTGGGATTATGGTTATCCAATAAGATATTATTCTGATGTAAAAACTCTCATAGATGGAGGAAAACATCTAGGAAGTGATAATTTCGCCGTTAGTTTTGCACTTGGAAGCGATCAAAATAGCTCTGCAAATATGGCAAGATTAGAAGTTGAATATACAGAAAGAAATTATGAGGAAAAATTTGGATTAAATTTAAAACAGATGATAAAAGATTATAATGCTACAAATGTTAATGGGTTTTTATTATCATTAAAAGATGCAAATTTAACTCTGCCAAAGCAAACAAGAGATATTTATTACTATTTACCAGATAGAATGATATACATATATCCGACAGTGCTAGCTTTTTCTAGACTTGATTTGACAACAGGGCAAGAATTTGCTCAGCCGTTTTTTATAGTTAGTGAGAGATTTTCAGCTACAAATGATAATCAAATAATGTTAAATAATAATGTTATATTAAGTAGTGATGGCACTAAATTATCAATAAATGGAAACTCTTATAGTGTAAATACATATGTAGAAACAAGTTATGATCAAAATGAAAAATTAAATGTAAATTATTTTAACATAGACTCAAATAGCAATTTTTATGTGATTTTTATGAAAGATTATTTGAGAATTTTAGTTTTAGATAAAACTTTATATGATAGTGCATATATTCAACTTTTTGTATTAGAAAATTATGATAAAAATTTATTTGAACCAGCGATTTTAAATGGATCAACTAAAATTTATAAACTCAAAAAATGA
- the pglA gene encoding N,N'-diacetylbacillosaminyl-diphospho-undecaprenol alpha-1,3-N-acetylgalactosaminyltransferase yields MAKIGFLSHSDMSIYYFRAPIMRELKNLGHEVFAIEPYGAYTKPIQEEFKTIIYEIDKASLNPLKVKKDTQNLASILSTLNLDMLQTAAHKSNVFGTIAAKKADIKVVLNLVEGLGSFYIDNDIKSKMVRFTIERLYKKSFALSNGTIFVNDSDPDYMIKHNIIQEDKVKKIKSVGVDANEFNPNLVTKYDFKTDKKIVLMMGRALWHKGIREFYEAAKILKDRRDTKFVFVGDGYEGNKSSANKSFLNSQNVLWIKWSDKVKELLKGTYIYVLPSYKEGFPRTVLEAMSMSLPCVVSNVSGCNEAIKDEYNGLICNVKDSKDLAKNIETLLDNENLAKQMGQNGRNLVLEKYDQKIITKQYIEYYRKFLDV; encoded by the coding sequence ATGGCTAAAATCGGCTTTTTATCCCATTCTGATATGAGTATTTATTATTTTAGAGCTCCAATTATGCGTGAATTAAAAAATCTTGGGCACGAAGTTTTTGCCATCGAGCCATACGGAGCTTATACAAAGCCTATACAAGAAGAATTTAAAACTATTATTTATGAGATAGACAAAGCTAGCTTAAATCCATTAAAAGTTAAAAAAGATACACAAAATTTAGCCTCTATTTTATCAACTCTAAATTTAGATATGCTTCAAACTGCAGCACATAAAAGCAATGTTTTTGGCACAATTGCAGCAAAAAAAGCTGATATAAAAGTTGTTTTAAATTTAGTAGAAGGTCTTGGAAGCTTTTATATAGATAATGATATTAAGTCAAAAATGGTAAGATTTACCATAGAAAGGTTGTATAAAAAATCATTTGCATTAAGCAATGGAACTATTTTTGTAAACGATAGCGATCCTGATTATATGATAAAACACAATATAATACAAGAAGATAAAGTAAAAAAAATAAAAAGCGTTGGTGTAGATGCTAATGAATTTAATCCAAATTTAGTAACTAAGTATGATTTTAAAACCGATAAAAAAATAGTTTTAATGATGGGTAGGGCACTTTGGCACAAAGGTATAAGAGAATTTTATGAAGCCGCAAAGATTTTAAAAGATAGGAGAGATACCAAGTTTGTCTTTGTTGGAGATGGATATGAGGGAAATAAAAGCAGTGCCAATAAATCTTTTTTAAATAGCCAAAATGTTTTATGGATAAAATGGAGCGATAAAGTAAAAGAGCTATTAAAAGGCACTTATATCTATGTTTTACCAAGTTATAAAGAGGGTTTTCCAAGAACAGTTTTAGAAGCCATGAGTATGAGTTTACCTTGTGTTGTAAGTAATGTTAGTGGTTGCAATGAAGCTATAAAAGATGAATATAATGGGCTAATTTGTAATGTTAAAGATAGTAAAGATTTAGCAAAAAATATAGAAACTTTACTAGATAATGAAAATTTAGCAAAACAAATGGGGCAAAATGGCAGAAATTTAGTGCTTGAGAAATACGATCAAAAAATTATAACCAAACAATATATAGAGTATTATAGGAAGTTCTTAGATGTATAG
- a CDS encoding glycosyltransferase: MKKIAVFIYSMAGGGAERVVSNLLSELIKAYEVHLILMNDRVYYDIPNKVNIHFIEKSAPFENGIKKLLKLPFLGLKYKKLCNKLGIDIHFVWMNRPCYAAGFARIFGLKGTMIFNECSTPSVLYKEKNLKSFISKTLLKFLYPKADLIMPNSLGNLIDLEQNFGIKKDKMWVLYNAIDMQTIAKLSNEEIDKNLNKPFFLSVGRLDSGKNHSLLIRAFSKLKNDKFDLVILGEGVLKNELQNLIRELNLENRVHLMGFEKNPYKYMSKCYAFVFVSLFEGFSNALIEALACGKFIISSDHKSGARELLGDDEWGVLVPVNDELSTQNAMQKAIDEESFVKAYEQKAKTRAMFFDKAKITNELIKKIEETHKNMA, from the coding sequence ATGAAAAAAATAGCTGTTTTTATCTATTCTATGGCTGGTGGCGGGGCTGAGAGAGTTGTAAGTAATTTACTAAGTGAGCTTATAAAAGCATATGAAGTGCACCTAATTCTTATGAATGATAGAGTGTATTATGATATTCCAAATAAAGTAAATATACATTTTATAGAAAAATCCGCACCATTTGAAAATGGCATAAAAAAATTATTAAAACTTCCATTTTTGGGCTTAAAATATAAAAAACTTTGTAATAAACTTGGAATTGATATACATTTTGTATGGATGAATCGCCCTTGTTACGCTGCTGGTTTTGCTAGAATTTTTGGATTAAAGGGGACTATGATATTTAACGAATGCTCAACTCCATCAGTGCTTTATAAAGAAAAAAATTTAAAATCATTTATAAGTAAAACTTTGCTTAAATTTTTGTATCCAAAAGCTGATTTAATAATGCCAAACTCGCTTGGAAATTTGATTGATTTAGAGCAAAATTTTGGTATAAAAAAAGACAAAATGTGGGTTTTATATAATGCTATTGATATGCAAACTATAGCCAAACTTTCAAACGAAGAAATAGATAAAAATCTCAATAAACCATTTTTTTTAAGCGTTGGTAGGCTTGATAGTGGTAAAAATCATTCTCTTTTAATAAGAGCTTTTTCTAAACTTAAAAATGATAAATTTGATTTGGTCATATTAGGCGAGGGCGTATTAAAAAACGAACTTCAAAACCTTATAAGAGAGTTAAATTTAGAAAATAGGGTGCATTTAATGGGATTTGAAAAAAATCCTTATAAATATATGTCTAAATGTTATGCTTTTGTATTTGTCAGTCTTTTTGAGGGATTTTCAAATGCTTTAATAGAAGCACTTGCGTGCGGAAAATTCATCATATCAAGCGATCATAAAAGTGGCGCAAGAGAGCTTTTGGGTGATGATGAGTGGGGCGTGTTAGTTCCTGTTAACGATGAACTTTCTACGCAAAATGCTATGCAAAAAGCAATAGATGAAGAGAGTTTTGTTAAAGCTTATGAGCAAAAAGCAAAAACAAGGGCTATGTTTTTTGATAAAGCTAAAATCACAAATGAATTAATTAAAAAAATAGAAGAAACTCATAAAAATATGGCTTAA
- a CDS encoding glycosyltransferase, producing MKICFVISTLSKGGAERVLSVLANHLSKEFDITIFKFDSMSPFYNILPDVKVVSANLSVENLGFFKNLTKRFEKFIVLRKFLKENKFDAVISFLDYMNILTLLANKDQRIFISEHTNHGFLKSKNWKILKRLTYPKAKALSVLTSYDLIYYKKFVKNVEIIQNPMFEFQKGDLKKENIILAAGRLEIFKGFDVFLKSLSLIDKNLLKNWKIIVAGDGILRDELENLAKELNLKVKFLGFVKDIQTYYEKSKIVVVTSRAEGFCNILMESIFFDCARISTDCIAGPSELIKDDFDGYLCEVDDEKMIANRLENLMKDKDLRDKFVQNANLRRESFLVENIGKKWINLIKI from the coding sequence GTGAAAATTTGTTTTGTAATCTCTACGCTTTCAAAAGGCGGGGCTGAGAGAGTTTTAAGCGTTTTAGCAAATCATTTGAGTAAAGAATTTGATATTACCATTTTTAAATTTGACTCCATGTCTCCATTTTACAATATTTTGCCAGATGTTAAGGTTGTGAGTGCGAATTTGAGTGTTGAGAATTTAGGTTTTTTTAAAAATTTAACAAAAAGATTTGAGAAATTCATCGTTTTAAGGAAATTTTTAAAAGAAAATAAATTTGATGCTGTGATTAGTTTTTTGGATTATATGAATATTTTAACACTTTTAGCGAACAAAGATCAAAGAATTTTTATAAGCGAACACACAAATCATGGCTTTTTAAAATCAAAAAATTGGAAAATTTTAAAGCGACTAACATATCCAAAGGCAAAGGCATTGTCTGTTTTAACAAGTTATGATTTGATTTATTATAAAAAATTTGTAAAAAATGTTGAGATTATACAAAATCCTATGTTTGAGTTTCAAAAAGGAGATTTAAAAAAAGAAAATATCATTTTAGCCGCTGGTAGATTAGAAATTTTTAAAGGGTTTGATGTTTTTTTAAAATCGCTTAGTTTGATTGATAAAAATTTGCTTAAAAACTGGAAAATTATCGTCGCAGGAGATGGAATTTTAAGAGATGAATTAGAAAATTTAGCAAAAGAGTTAAATTTAAAAGTTAAATTTTTAGGATTTGTAAAAGATATACAAACTTACTATGAGAAATCAAAAATAGTTGTTGTAACTAGCAGAGCTGAAGGATTTTGCAATATACTTATGGAAAGTATATTTTTTGATTGTGCAAGAATTTCTACTGATTGCATTGCTGGGCCAAGTGAGCTTATAAAGGATGATTTTGATGGTTATTTATGCGAAGTTGATGATGAAAAAATGATAGCAAATAGATTAGAAAATTTGATGAAAGATAAAGATTTAAGAGATAAATTTGTACAAAATGCAAATCTTAGAAGAGAGAGTTTTTTAGTAGAAAATATAGGAAAAAAATGGATAAATTTGATAAAAATTTAA